The region tcatcttcaaacccaaaccctgtcctcccctgacttttccctcGCTGTAGACAacataaccatccttcctgtatcacaaattcacaatcttggcattatctttgactcatctctctccttcaacccacacattcaatcggtctccaaatcctgtcagctctttcttcacagcattgctaaaatcctccttttcctccattagttgtccatccaactctgcattaaacagaaactcctttccatcacctTTAAGGCGTTcagtcagctcgccccctcctacctaacctagtcgatatcaatcaatcaagcaatcgcatttattgagcacttaccatgtgcagagcactgtactaagcacttgggagagtacgctataacaaaataacaaacattccctgcccacgatgatatCCTTCTTCAAAACAACCCTCCGGCTTCACTCCTTTAACACTAACTTACTCACAGAACATCACCGTCAACTgaatcactgccaaccccttgtccaggaagcagcgtggctcagtgggaagagcacgggctttggagtcagagatcatgggttcaaatcctggctctgccaattgtcagctgtgcgactttgggcaagtcacttaacttctctgggcctcagttacctcatctgtaaaatgtggataagactgtgagcccccagtgggacaacctgatcaccttgtaacctccccagtgcttagaacagtgccttgcacatagtaagcacttaataaatgccatcatcatcataattattattattacttctggcctggaatttccttccctttcatatatgaccgaccgccattctccccaccttcgaagccttattaaaatcacatctcctccagaaggccttccccaactaagccctcatttccccgtatccctctgccttctgtgttgcctatgcacttgagtctgaaccctttaagcacctgatagtcatgtcaccctcaggcccacagcatttatgaacatccCTGTTATTtatcctaatgtctgtctccccctctagcttcctgtgggcagggaacatttctatcaactctgttgtcttgaattttcccaagcacttagtacagtgccctgcccacagtcagtgagcccactttttagactgtgagcccactgttgggtagggactgtctctatatgttgccaacttgtacttcccaagtgcttagtacagtgctctgcacacagtaagcgctcaataaatacgattgatgatgatgatgataaataccactgatctattgTTCGATTGGTCTACCCAAGTCCTTTGTACAGTCCTGGCcacgtagtaaagtgcttaataccataattggtGTTTTTGCAAATcttttgtgtggctcagtggaaagagcactggctttgaagccagaggtcatgggttcaaatcccagctccaccaattgtcagctgtttgactttgggcaagtcacttaacttctctgtgcctcagttacctcatctgtaaaatggggaagactgtgagccccttgtgggacagcctgataataataataataatgatggcatttattaagcacttactatgtgcaaagcactgttctaagtgctggggggatacaaggtgatcaggttgtcccaccgggggctcacagtcttaatccccattttacagatgcggtaactgaggcatagagaagttaagtgacttgcccaatgtcacacagcttgtaacctccccagtgcttagaacagtgttttgcacatagtaagtgctttataaatgctatcactatcatcatcatcattattattattattgttattattattatccccatggaGCTATGAGCCGGGGGAGATGAGACTAACATTAAGCCATCTAAATAAAAATCCTGTATGTATACtttttgattctatttattttctcattTTGGCAGGACGTGGTCTGCGGAGCTCTGATCACCGGGCTGTTAATTGCCGTCACCTACCCTGCGTGGAACCTGATTGATCACTTTCATTCAGCCAATCTGCTCTTCCCAATATTTGTCCTGGTCGTGCCTTTCTTCTTATGCTATAACTACCCGGCATCTGAATCCTACAGCCCGACCAGAGCAGACACAACTACCATTCTGGCGGCGGGAGCTGGAGGGACTCTAGGCTTATGGATAAATCACTTTTTCAAGCTGGCGTCGGAGCCCACCCAGCACGTTCTCCGGACAATCCCGCCCATCACCGGGGACCTGCTCCTCTTGGGACTGACCAGATTCACGGTGGGGATCGTGACGGTTCTTCTGGTTCGTCAGCTTGTCCGCAGCCTCTCGCTGCAAGTCCTCTACTCGTGGTTCCGGGTGGCGACCGGGAACAAAGAAGCCAGGAGGAGACTGGAAATCGAGGTGCCCTACAAGTTTGTGACGTACACTTCGGTCGGCCTTTGCGCGACGACGTTCGTTCCGATACTCCATCGGCTCCTGGGATTACTTTGAAAAAGACACGCTTTAAAGGCAGCTCAGGAGAGACGGGGATGAAATTGGTCAGAGATGGAAAAAAGCTTGAAAATAAAAACCCTTCTATGACTTGTGCCCTTTCCCTTTTGGTATCTAAGATTTGTGTCATTAAGGAgttaagggagagaagcagcgtggcgtagtggatagcacacgggcctgggagtgagaaggagctgggatctaatcctgccactgccacctgtctgctgtgtcaacttgggcaagtcacttcacttctctgggcctcggtgacctcctctggaaaatggggattgaaactgtgagccccaagtgggacagcgactctatccaacccgatttgcttgtatccaccccagtgcctagtacagtgcctggcacatagtaattgctcagtaaatactgttattattattatcattatatgaacTTGTAGAGTTCATAGCTCCCTTAGTGGTCTCTGTCCTGGAAAAGGAACTCGAATGTGGGTTGAATT is a window of Tachyglossus aculeatus isolate mTacAcu1 chromosome 1, mTacAcu1.pri, whole genome shotgun sequence DNA encoding:
- the SGPP2 gene encoding sphingosine-1-phosphate phosphatase 2, translating into MGQEIFYITFLPFTHWNIDPYLSRRLIVVWVVVMYIGQISKDILKWPRPFSPPVVQLEKRVISEYGMPSTHTMAATALSFTLLISTMNRYKYPFEVGVMAAVLFSTLVSLSRLYTGMHTVLDVVCGALITGLLIAVTYPAWNLIDHFHSANLLFPIFVLVVPFFLCYNYPASESYSPTRADTTTILAAGAGGTLGLWINHFFKLASEPTQHVLRTIPPITGDLLLLGLTRFTVGIVTVLLVRQLVRSLSLQVLYSWFRVATGNKEARRRLEIEVPYKFVTYTSVGLCATTFVPILHRLLGLL